A region of Streptomyces sp. NBC_01267 DNA encodes the following proteins:
- a CDS encoding carboxymuconolactone decarboxylase family protein: MTREGTGTAGPGDGNTPDPPADLAERGRAVMAEVMCAEVPDSVGEPGSLGDLAARHIFGDLWDRPGLSRRERRIVTLTLLAALGQGGPHASLHIKAALASGDLTEAELHEMSVQMAYYAGWPLATSFGWAVDEATGRSGTSDAVRDLATGPAGRATAGPDGQTEDGR, encoded by the coding sequence GTGACCCGCGAGGGCACAGGGACGGCCGGCCCCGGCGACGGGAACACCCCCGACCCGCCGGCAGACCTCGCCGAGCGCGGCCGGGCGGTGATGGCCGAGGTCATGTGCGCCGAAGTGCCCGACTCCGTGGGCGAGCCGGGCTCGCTCGGGGACCTGGCCGCCAGACACATCTTCGGCGATCTCTGGGACCGGCCGGGCCTGTCCCGGCGCGAGCGCCGCATCGTCACCCTGACCCTGCTGGCCGCGCTCGGTCAGGGCGGTCCGCACGCATCGCTGCACATCAAGGCGGCACTCGCCAGCGGTGACCTCACCGAGGCCGAACTGCACGAGATGAGCGTGCAGATGGCGTACTACGCGGGCTGGCCCCTGGCCACTTCCTTCGGCTGGGCCGTCGACGAGGCCACCGGGCGGTCCGGCACCTCCGACGCGGTGCGAGACCTGGCAACCGGCCCGGCCGGGCGCGCTACGGCCGGCCCTGACGGACAGACCGAGGACGGCCGTTGA
- a CDS encoding TetR/AcrR family transcriptional regulator — protein MPESPDPPAPHAPAPAERRPRNARGEGDRLRTEILEAMLRLIADDERMRPMPLSLREVAREAGITAPAIYRHFADKEALSEAALKCLFEQLLDEMDRAEVASAGQPAGRRLAELAHAYCDFAQRKPSSFRVMFTDRALHEQETARVAARWRSAVARLAETGMRLTQTPEAAAMSVWSSVHGRLLLDRTGGQVWELGDVHSFVEELTRSLSTVDGAK, from the coding sequence ATGCCCGAAAGCCCAGACCCACCCGCACCGCACGCTCCGGCACCGGCCGAACGCAGACCCCGCAACGCCCGCGGCGAGGGCGACCGGCTCCGTACCGAGATCCTGGAGGCCATGCTCCGGCTGATCGCCGACGACGAGCGCATGCGGCCGATGCCCCTGTCGCTCCGGGAGGTGGCACGGGAAGCGGGCATCACCGCCCCGGCCATCTACCGGCACTTCGCCGACAAGGAGGCCCTCTCGGAGGCCGCGCTGAAGTGCCTCTTCGAGCAGCTGCTGGACGAGATGGACCGGGCCGAAGTGGCCTCGGCCGGCCAACCGGCCGGACGACGCCTCGCGGAGCTCGCCCATGCGTACTGCGACTTCGCCCAGCGCAAGCCGTCGAGCTTCCGCGTGATGTTCACCGACCGGGCGCTGCACGAACAGGAGACCGCACGGGTCGCGGCACGCTGGCGCAGCGCGGTGGCGCGGCTCGCCGAGACGGGGATGCGGCTGACGCAGACGCCGGAAGCGGCTGCCATGTCGGTCTGGTCCTCGGTGCACGGGCGCCTGCTGCTGGACCGGACCGGGGGCCAGGTCTGGGAGCTCGGCGACGTACACAGCTTCGTCGAGGAACTCACGCGCTCGCTGTCCACGGTCGACGGGGCGAAGTGA
- a CDS encoding serine protease, which produces MKWFRKLAVVMSAAALAAVGPSIAPAQAIVGGADVRRGEFPHMAGLVDKGSGQVFCGGSLISDQYVLTSASCLRGRTPATTAVLLGDVDTATGTDTPYARLYPSGRWTVNPAFDAATDRNDIALIQLGSKAELNQGVSPVLLDTSGPSDHVGQTAEAVGWGTRIFGGPQPTKVQKAALRVISVQQCRNTYGDKLDASSQMCTFAARAGTCQYDTGGPLVIHLNGRLHLVGLISYGQGCAGGYPDVYTRVAAYRHWIEQIVGSLPAG; this is translated from the coding sequence GTGAAATGGTTCAGGAAGCTCGCGGTAGTCATGTCGGCCGCCGCGCTGGCGGCGGTCGGTCCGAGTATCGCGCCGGCGCAGGCAATCGTCGGAGGCGCCGACGTCCGGCGTGGCGAGTTCCCGCACATGGCGGGCCTGGTGGACAAGGGTTCCGGTCAGGTCTTCTGCGGGGGCTCGCTGATCAGCGACCAGTACGTGCTGACATCCGCGAGCTGCCTGCGGGGCAGGACACCGGCCACCACCGCTGTCCTCCTCGGCGATGTCGATACCGCGACCGGTACCGACACCCCCTACGCGCGTCTCTATCCGTCCGGGCGATGGACCGTCAACCCCGCCTTCGATGCCGCCACCGACCGTAACGACATCGCCCTCATCCAACTCGGCAGCAAGGCGGAGCTGAATCAGGGGGTGAGCCCCGTGCTGCTCGATACGAGCGGTCCCTCCGACCATGTGGGGCAGACCGCGGAGGCTGTGGGCTGGGGCACTCGCATCTTCGGCGGACCGCAGCCGACCAAGGTGCAGAAGGCCGCCCTGCGCGTCATCTCCGTGCAGCAGTGCAGGAATACGTACGGCGACAAGCTGGACGCCTCAAGCCAGATGTGCACCTTCGCAGCCAGAGCGGGCACCTGTCAGTACGACACCGGTGGCCCCCTGGTGATCCATCTCAACGGCAGGCTGCACCTCGTCGGGCTCATTTCCTACGGGCAGGGCTGCGCCGGCGGTTATCCCGACGTGTACACCCGCGTTGCCGCATACAGGCATTGGATCGAGCAGATCGTCGGCTCGCTCCCCGCCGGCTGA
- a CDS encoding ferredoxin, producing MRITIDEEKCCGAGQCVLVAPEVFDQRDEDGVVILLDAEPPAEQHAATREAAAVCPAAAIEVHA from the coding sequence ATGCGCATCACGATCGACGAAGAGAAGTGCTGCGGAGCAGGTCAGTGCGTGCTGGTCGCCCCCGAAGTCTTCGACCAGCGTGACGAGGACGGCGTCGTGATCCTGCTCGACGCCGAACCGCCGGCCGAGCAGCACGCGGCCACCCGCGAGGCAGCGGCCGTCTGTCCGGCAGCCGCCATCGAGGTCCACGCCTGA
- a CDS encoding SDR family NAD(P)-dependent oxidoreductase, which produces MTPRLYDRTAVVVGGGQTPGLTTGNGRAVALAFAREGARVLVVDRDLESAEETAALVRKAGGSAVAHRADITVEEDCAAILTAALDSLGHVDILHNNVGVVPFGRTEILPVEEWRRGFEVNLTGMWLTCKHVLPHMRERGSGAVVNISSMAGLLAGGDAIAYSTSKAAVHSMTRSLALEYAPHGVRVNAVAPGMMDTPMGVDAVARASGVDRADVAAGRAAMVPMGHQGTSEDVANAALFLASDESAFITRRRAAGGRRVHPQGGNPLGPVRPVLSDRPGAPRDRQDRPSAPIRTFRVVL; this is translated from the coding sequence ATGACCCCACGCCTGTACGACAGGACCGCCGTGGTGGTCGGTGGCGGCCAGACCCCCGGCCTTACCACCGGGAACGGCCGCGCGGTCGCCCTGGCCTTCGCCCGCGAAGGGGCCCGCGTCCTGGTCGTCGACCGGGATCTCGAATCGGCCGAGGAGACGGCCGCGTTGGTGCGTAAGGCCGGTGGCAGTGCTGTTGCGCACCGGGCGGACATCACCGTCGAGGAGGACTGCGCCGCCATCCTCACCGCAGCCCTCGACAGCCTCGGGCACGTCGACATCCTGCACAACAACGTCGGCGTCGTGCCGTTCGGCCGGACCGAGATCCTGCCGGTCGAGGAGTGGCGCCGCGGCTTCGAGGTCAACCTCACCGGCATGTGGCTCACCTGCAAACACGTCCTGCCTCACATGCGGGAGCGGGGGAGCGGGGCCGTCGTCAACATCTCCTCCATGGCCGGGCTGCTCGCCGGTGGGGACGCCATTGCCTACAGCACGTCCAAGGCCGCGGTGCACTCCATGACCCGCAGCCTGGCCCTCGAATACGCACCGCACGGCGTGCGCGTCAATGCCGTCGCCCCCGGCATGATGGACACCCCCATGGGAGTCGACGCCGTCGCCCGTGCCAGCGGCGTGGACCGGGCGGACGTGGCGGCCGGACGGGCGGCCATGGTCCCCATGGGCCACCAGGGAACCAGCGAGGACGTCGCCAACGCGGCTCTGTTCCTCGCGTCGGACGAGTCCGCGTTCATCACCCGGCGCCGTGCTGCCGGTGGACGGCGGGTTCATCCTCAGGGCGGGAACCCACTAGGACCTGTCCGGCCGGTCTTGTCGGACCGGCCCGGGGCACCCCGGGACCGGCAGGACCGGCCCAGCGCGCCGATCAGGACCTTCCGCGTAGTCCTGTAG
- a CDS encoding cytochrome P450, whose translation MESPSPEVPAFPLQRGCPFAPPETASAFRESGTPRRVTIWDGSEPWLITRHDQIQQVLGARGAFGADVTDPGFPNTSSAQPTVEGEIFFRKDGDEHLPIRRILNADFTVKRAEALRPRIAELTEQLLDELEAKGEPVDLIEDFALAVPTVVICEVLGVPYGERHAVHESSKKLVQLSLPMEEKLAAHQSLHENLARNMEHKRTSPDSGLLSLLVNTHVDERGDLTFEQAVRLGTLVIGAGHETTANMIGLGILAFLREPGQRAVLMSDPAKYASGATEEMMRYWSMVQTEPRRVCLEDTEVGGVLIRAGEGIICNLPAANRDPEVFAEPEKLDITRTDRRHMGFGFGVHQCLGQNLSRVEMQEAWPRLFRRLPGLRLAVDVSELHFHDDALTYGLERLPVTW comes from the coding sequence ATGGAAAGTCCATCGCCCGAGGTGCCCGCCTTCCCCTTGCAGCGCGGCTGCCCGTTCGCCCCGCCCGAGACCGCCAGTGCGTTCCGCGAGAGCGGCACACCGCGCCGGGTGACCATCTGGGACGGCAGCGAGCCGTGGCTGATCACCAGGCACGACCAGATCCAGCAAGTGCTGGGCGCTCGTGGGGCGTTCGGTGCGGACGTCACCGACCCCGGCTTCCCCAACACCTCCAGCGCTCAGCCCACCGTCGAGGGCGAGATCTTCTTCCGCAAGGACGGCGACGAACACCTGCCGATCCGCCGCATCCTCAACGCCGACTTCACCGTGAAGCGCGCCGAGGCACTGCGCCCGCGCATCGCCGAGCTGACCGAGCAGCTCCTCGACGAGCTGGAGGCGAAGGGCGAACCGGTCGACCTCATCGAGGATTTCGCCCTCGCGGTGCCGACCGTCGTCATCTGCGAGGTCCTCGGCGTTCCCTACGGTGAGCGGCATGCCGTACACGAGTCCTCGAAGAAGCTCGTGCAGTTGAGCCTGCCCATGGAGGAGAAGCTCGCGGCCCACCAGTCGCTGCACGAGAACCTCGCCCGGAACATGGAGCACAAGCGGACCTCCCCGGACAGCGGACTGCTCTCGCTTCTCGTCAACACCCACGTCGACGAAAGGGGCGACCTCACCTTCGAGCAGGCCGTCCGGCTCGGCACCCTGGTGATCGGCGCCGGTCACGAGACCACCGCGAACATGATCGGCCTGGGCATCCTCGCCTTCCTCCGCGAGCCCGGACAACGCGCCGTCCTGATGTCGGACCCGGCGAAGTACGCGAGCGGCGCGACCGAGGAGATGATGCGCTACTGGAGCATGGTCCAGACCGAGCCCCGCCGCGTGTGTCTGGAGGACACCGAGGTCGGCGGTGTCCTGATCAGGGCCGGTGAGGGCATCATCTGCAACCTGCCGGCCGCCAACCGGGACCCCGAGGTCTTCGCCGAGCCGGAGAAGCTCGACATCACCCGTACCGACCGGCGGCACATGGGGTTCGGATTCGGTGTCCACCAGTGCCTGGGCCAGAACCTCTCCCGGGTGGAGATGCAAGAGGCGTGGCCGCGCCTCTTCCGGCGCCTGCCCGGCCTCCGGCTCGCCGTCGACGTGAGCGAACTGCACTTCCACGACGACGCACTCACGTACGGCCTCGAACGCCTGCCGGTGACGTGGTGA